AGACGGCCTCGGTCAAGGATCGCAAGCGCGTGCTGTTCATCCTTTCCCTGCAGAACGGCAAGATCCTCGCTGCCGGCTCCAACACCGCCGCCGACGGCATCATCAAGCTCGCCGGCGGCGTCAATGCCGTGGAAAGCGTGGCCGGTTACAAGCAGCTTGCGGACGAAGCGGTGGTCACCGCAGCACCCGACGCCATCCTGATGATGAGCCATGCCGGACCTTCCGTGCCGGACGAGGTGTTGTTCGCCAATCCGGCGATCGCCGAGACGCCGGCAGGCAAGGCGAAGAAGGTGATCCGCATGGACGGTGCTTATCTCCTCGGTTTCGGCCCGCGCACGGCTGATGCCATCCACGATCTTGCGGTCGCCTTCTACGGCAGCCAGATCACCGATTGAGTGGTGGCGTCCCATGGTTGACCACTCGCTTGCCGGTTCAGCCGGCGTGATGACCCGCGCCGGCGATCGTTCGGCACGGGCGCGGCTGACCATCGTTCTGCTTGCAGCTCTGCTTGCAACGGTGATGCTGTTTTCCTTGACCGCCGGCGCCTCCGACGCTTCCGTTTTCGGGATGTTGCGCGACTGGCTGTCGGGCGCCGATGCCGGCGTGCTGAGCGCTCGCGACCGCATCATCATCTATGACATCCGCCTGCCGCGTGTCGTTCTCGGCGCGTTGATCGGTGCTGCGCTCGCCGTGTCCGGCGCCGTCATGCAGGGCCTGTTCCGCAATCCGCTCGCCGATCCCGGTATCGTCGGCGTTTCGGCGGGCGCCGGGCTCGGGGCGGTGTCGGTCATCGTGCTTGGCGGCACTGCGCTCGCGCCATTCACCGCGCTTCTGGGTTCGATGGCGCTGCCGCTGGCGGCCTTCGTCGGCGGTCTGGCGACGACGCTCATCCTCTATCAGGTGGCGACGCGCCAGGGCCGCACCTCGGTCGCGACCATGCTGTTGGCCGGCATCGCGCTCTCGGCGCTGGCCGGTGCGCTGATGGGGATCCTGATCTATCTGGCCGACGACCGCCAGCTGCGCGACCTGACCTTCTGGCAGCTCGGCTCGCTGGCCGGCGCGACCTGGACCAAGATCGCGACCGCTGGGCCGATCATGCTGGTGGCGCTCGCGGCCATGCCGTTCTTCGCTCGCGGGCTCAACGCACTGGCGCTCGGCGAAGCCACAGCGACCCATCTCGGCGTGCCGGTGCAGCGGCTGAAATATATCGCCATCGCCGGGGTTTCGGCGGCGGTCGGGGCCTCGGTCGCGGTCAGTGGCGGCATCGGTTTCATCGGCATTGTCGTGCCGCATGTGCTGCGCCTCTCCATCGGCCCGGACAACCGCTATCTGCTGCCGGCCTCGGCGCTGCTTGGCGCCACCCTGCTGTTGCTGGCCGATGCGCTGGCGCGCACCATCGTGGCGCCGGCCGAACTGCCCATCGGCATCATCACCGCGGCGGTCGGCGGTCCCTTCTTCCTGTGGATACTGTTGCGCAAGCGCGGTGTCCTTGATCTGTGAGGTCTGACGATGATCGAAGCCCATGATGTCACGGTGAGGCTCGCCGGAAAGCGCATTGTCTCCGGTATCGATTTCGAAGCGCGACCGGGCGAGATATCGGCGATCGTCGGGCCCAACGGCTCCGGTAAGACGACCTTCCTGAAGGCGCTGTCGGGCGATCTCGGCTATGACGGTTCGATCGTCATCAATGGCCGCGAGGTGTCGGCGACGCGCCCGGTGGAGGCAGCGACCATGCGTGCGGTGCTGCCGCAGGCAACGTCGCTCGCCTTCCCGTTCACTGTCCACGAGATCGTCCGTCTTGGACTGGTCGGCGGCCGCTCCGGCGTGCTGGCGGGCGAGACCGAGCGGCTGCCGGAGCGGGCATTGGCCAAGGTCGATCTCGACGGTTTTTCCGGGCGCTTCTACCAGGAGCTTTCGGGCGGCGAGCAGCAGCGTGTCCAGCTTGCCCGCGTGCTCTGCCAGGTCTGGGCGCCGGTGCTGGATGGCAAGCCGCGCTATCTGTTCCTCGACGAGCCGGTTTCAAGCCTGGATGTGAAGCATCAGCTCATCATCATGAACATCGCCCGCGATTTCGCCAAGCGGGGCGGGGGGGTGATCACCATCCTGCATGACCTCAACCTGACGGCGATGTATGCCGACCGCATCTTCGTCATGCATCGCGGCACGCTCGCCGCTGCCGGCACGCCGGCCGCCGTGCTGAGCGACAGCCTGATCGAGAAAGTGTTCGACTGTCGCATGCGCGTCGGCGTGCTGCCGTCCGGCGACGTGCCGTTCGGCGACGTGCCGTTCGTACTGCCGCAGTCGGTAGCGATGTAGGATCAGGCCGCCGGGGCGGGCGCGCGTCGTTCCAAAAGGTCGATGCCGAGCAGCGTACGCACATTCGGGCGCGCCGCGATCAAGTCGGCGATCGAGTAGCGGGCGAGCACTTCGAAGAAGGCGTTGAGCGCTTCGCGCAGCGCGGAGTTGAGCGCGCAGCTGTCGATCAGCGGGCACTCGGCGTCAGCCTCGAAACACTCCGCCATGGCGAAATTTTCCTCGGTGATGCGCACCACGTCGAACAGGCTGATCTCGGCGGCCGGGCGGCCAAGCCTGACGCCGCCATTGCGGCCGCGCACGGTCTCGACCAGTCCGTGTTCGACCAGCGGCTGCAGGATCTTGAACAGGAACAGTTCCGATACCGTATAGGCGGCGGCGATTTCGGGAATGCGGCTGAGGCGGCCGTCATTGGCCGCACAATACATCAATATCCGCATGGCGTAGTTGGTCTGGCGCGTGAGCCGCATGATCGCTCCTTCGCAAAGCGCTGGTTGCAGCGAATATGGCCCATAGTCTGGAACAATTCTAGACTGGAGCCGACCATAGATGATGTTTTTAATCCAGTTTCCATCGCAATCGCGTGATCCAGAGGCGGTTCCGTTGCGTCAAGCATCGCGAAGGTCTCGCCAGCCGCCCTTGCCTTGCGTTTCAGTGGAAACTCACGATTATTCCAGTTGAGGGAATGGAACCGGATACAATCCACGGGAGGGGGCATGTCTCTGGAGACCGGGCTCAGGAATATCCCCAGTCCGCCCAAGAAGCCGTTCGTCGGCAACATGCTGACGGTGGACAAGGAGACGCCGCTCCAGAGCCTGATGCAGCTTGCGCGCGAACTCGGGCCGATCATCCGCCTCGACATGATGGGCACGCCGATGGTGGTGGTGTCGGGCGCTTCCCTGGTCCAGGAAATCTGCGACGAGAGCCGCTTCGACAAGGCGGTGCGCGGTTCGCTGCGGCGCGTGCGCTCCGCCGCCGGCGACGGGCTGTTCACCGCCTATACGCAGGAGAACAACTGGACCAAGGCGCATAACATCCTGTTGCCGACCTTCGCTCAGCGCGCCATGGCCGGCTACCTGCCGCTGATGTACGACATCGCCAGCCAGCTCTGCATGAAATGGGAACGACTGAACGCCGACGACGACATCGACGTCGTCCACGACATGACCGCGCTGGCGCTCGACACGGTCGGCGTCTGCGGTTTCGATTATCGCTTCAACTCGTTCTACCGGCGCGACTATCACCCCTTCATCGACGCGCTGACGCGGACGCTGGAAACCTGCATGGTCCAGCGCGGGCTGCCGTTCGAGAAGATGATCCTGCGCAAGCGGCTCGACCAGCTGAAGACCGACGTCGCCTTCATGTCCAAGCTGGTCGACGACATCGTGCGCGAAAGGCGGCGCGGCGGCGGCGACCAGGCACAGAAGGATCTATTGAACTTCATGCTCGCGGGCGTCGACAAGACAACGGGCGAAAGCTTGTCCGACGAGAACATCCGCTATCAGATCATCACGTTCCTGATCGCCGGCCACGAAACGACGTCGGGCCTGATGTCGTTCGCGCTCTATTTCCTGGTCAACAATCCGGATGTGCTCGAAAAGGCCTATGAGGAGGTCGACCGCGTTCTCGGCACCGATATCGGCGTGATGCCGACCATCGCCGAGGTCAACCACCTGACCTATGTGCAGCAGGTGCTCAACGAGGCGCTGAGGCTCTGGCCGACCGCCCCGGCGATCGGCCTCTATCCCTATCGGGACGAGGTGATCGGCGGACAATACAAGATCAAGAAAAACACCTTCGTCACGCTGCTGACCTTGATGCTGCATCGCGACCCGTCTGTGTGGGGCGCCGAGCCCGAGACGTTCAATCCCGACAATTTTTCGCGCGAGGCGGAAGCGTCGCGGCCGGCGCATGCCTTCAAGCCGTGGGGCAATGGCCAGCGCGCCTGCATCGGGCGGCAATTCGCCATGCAGGAGGCGACATTGGTTCTCGGCATGATCCTGCAGCGTTTCCAGCTGTTCGACCACCAGCGCTACCAGTTGCGCGTCAAGGAAACCATGTCGATCAAGCCCGACGGTTTCCGCATCCGGGTGAAGGCGCGTCCCGGCCGCACGCGCGGCACGGTGGTGCCGGGCGCGGCTTTGGCCAGCCAGGCGGCGGCCCCGTCGGTGGCGCAAGCCAAGCGGCCAAGCCACGGCACGCCGCTCGCCGTGCTCTACGGTTCCAACCTCGGCACCACCGAGGAGCTTGCCCGGGCGATCGCGCAGGCCGGCGAGCTTAACGGCTTCGAGGTGACGCTCGACGAGCTCGATGCGCGGGCCGGCAGCCTGCCGACCGACGGCGCGGTGGTGATTGCCAGCGCCTCCTACAATGGCGCGCCGCCCGACAACGCTATCCGGTTCATGGACTGGCTGGAGAAGGCGGAGCCGGACGCCGCCAAGAACGTCAACTATCTGGTGTTCGGCTGCGGCAACCGCGATTGGGCCTCGACCTTCCAGGCAACGCCGCGTCGCATCGACGAGCGCCTCGAAGCGCTCGGCGCCCGCCGCATCGCCCAGCGCGGCGAAGGCGATGCGCGGGAGGACCTCGACGGCCAGTTCCAGGACTGGTTCAAGGGGCTGTTCCAGTCGGTGGGCGCGGCGCTCGGGCTCGACATCGATTTCTCCCAGCAAACCGAGGCGGAGCCGCTCTACGAGGTCGAGATCGTTTCCGGCCAGCCGGTCAATCCGGTGGTGCACCAGTCGGGCGCGGTGGCGATGACGGTGCTGGCCAATCGCGAACTGCAATCGCCGGGCTCCGGCCGCTCCACGCGCCATGTCGAGGTGGCGCTGCCGGAAGGCGTGGCCTATCGCGCCGGCGATCATCTCTGCGTCGTGCCGGTCAACGATCAGGCACTGGTCGAGCGCGTCGAGAGGCGTTTTGGCTTTTCGGCCGATGCGCAGCTTCGCCTGAAGACCACCGGCGGACGGCAGGCACCGTTTCCAGCGGACGGTCCGGTTCCGGTGCGCCGCATCCTGTCCGATTATGTCGAGTTGCAGGCGGTGGCGACACGCAAGCAGATCCAGGCGATGGCGGCGGCGACACGCTGTCCCTTCACTAGGCCGAAGCTGGAAGCGCTGACCGCCGAGGCAGGCGATGGCGCCGATCCCTACAAAAGCGAGGTGTTCGCCAGGCGCAAGTCGGTGCTCGACCTGTTGGAGGAATTCCCGGCCTGCGAGCTCACCTTCGGGCAATATCTGGAGATGCTGCCGCTGTTGGCGCCGCGCTATTATTCGATCTCATCGTCGCCGCAGGCCGGCGCCGGTCGCTGCTCGATCACCGCCGGCGTCGTAGACGAGCCGGCCCGCTCCGGCAACGGCATCTATCGCGGCGCCTGCTCCAACCATCTGGCGCGGACAGGCGAGGGCGGCGTCATCCACGCCAGCACGAAGGAAACCAAGGCGGGTTTCCGCTTGCCCAACGATGCGTCGCTGCCAGTCATCATGGTCGGTCCGGGCACCGGGCTTGCTCCGTTCCGAGCCTTCCTGCAGGAGCGCGCGGCGCTGGCGAAGGCCGGCAAGGCGCTGGCGCCGGCCATGCTGTTCTTCGGTTGCCGGCATCCCGACCAGGATTTCCTCTACCGGGACGAGCTGGAAGCGATGGCGGCGGCCGGCCTCGTCGACCTCCATGTCGCGTTTTCGCGTCATGGCGGCGAGCGGGTCTATGTGCAGGACCTCATCCGCAAGCTCGGCGCGACGGTGTGGAAGCTGATCGAGGCCGGCGCGCATATCTATGTCTGCGGCGACGGCAGCCGCATGGAACCGGATGTGAGGCGGGCGTTGACGCGTCTTTATGCCGACGAAACCGACGCCGACGCGCAGGCGGCCGATGCCTGGATGGAGCGGCTGGCCAGGGAAAACCGCTATGTGCTCGACGTCTGGGCCGGCAATTGAGCGTTGGTTCTGACGGGAGCGGCGACGTCGGCGTACCAGCTGAGGTGGTGTTCGCCTATCTTGACGAGCCGCCCTTCTGCTGGCCAGGCGCGGACGGTCGTCCCCACGGATGCGATGTCGAGGTCGCCGAGGCGGTGCTGAAAGCGATCGGGGTCGAGCGGATTTCGACTCGGCTGGTGACTTTCGCCGAACTGATGCCGGGGGTGGCCGAGGGCGCCTGGACGATCAACACGCCGCTTTTCGTCACGCCGGAACGGGCCCTACAGGTCGCTTTCAGCCGGCCGGTGTGGTCGCTCGCCGACGGGTTCATGATGCGGGCCGACAATAGCAGGCAACTCGACAGCTACCGGGCGATCGCGGCGAACGAAATGGCGGTGATCGGTGTCGTGGCGGGGCAGGTGCAGCACCAGTCGGCGCTGGCCGCTGGCGTGCCGACCGCGCGGACGCGGCTGTTCGCCACCCAAAAGGCCGCGGTCGAGGCGGTGTTGTCCGGCGTCGTCGACGCCTATGCCAGCGTCGCCATGGCGCATCGCGGCTATCTGCGCGAGCATGTCGATATCCGCCTTGAGGTCATCGATCTCGGAGTGGAGGGCAAAGCCAAACCCGCCGTCGGCGCCTTCTCCTTCGCGCTGTCCGACGTGGGCTTGCGGGAAGCCTTCGATCGGCAATTGGCGGCCTATCTCGGCTCGCCCGAACATGTCGCCATCATGGAGCGCCATGGTTTTTCGCATGCGGAGATCGTCGGCGCGTAGCCGTCGCGGAAGTTTACCTTGACGTAAACGTTACCCAGCGTGATCTTGCAATCCATGGTGCGCTGCACAATATTAAGGGCATCGAGCACCGACTCGGGGAGGAACCCACGAGGAGTGCGACATGGAAAGACAGATTTCGAACACGCGCCCCCTGACGGGGACAATTCGCCAGCTGAGACCTTCGGAACTTCCGCGATTCCGCGATCATCTCCTGAGGCTCGACGCTGAAAGCAGGCGCGACCGTTTCAACGGGCTGCCCGACGACAGCTTCATCGCTGATTATGCCGACCGCAGTTTCGCCGACGGTACGACCGTCGTCGGCTATGTCGAGAACGATATGGTGCTGGGCGCTGCCGAACTGCATGAGCGGCCGGAAGAAGCGACGCCGACGGCGGAGATCGCCTTCAGCGTCGAACGCCAGTTGCAGCACCGCGGCATCGGCGCGCTTCTGTTCGAGCGCCTGATCGCGCAGGCGCGCGGGTTGGGCTACACGCGGCTGCGCGTCACCACCCACCCGCAGAACCAGGCGATGAAAGCGCTTGCCCGCCGCTACCGCGCCGCGCTGAATTTCGAGGACGGCGAGACGGTCGGCACGATCGACCTCGAGCCGGCGGAAGACGATGTGCTGACCGGGCTTTTGCCGCTTCGTTCCCGTTCGGACGCTGCCTTCAGCAGGGCCTGATCCCCTGGCTTGCGCAAGCGGGGATACGATCCTCATCTCCATTCAATGAAAAAGGCCGCCAGTGAGGCGGCCTTTTTGCATGTCGCGACGATGGGCGAACGGCGATCAGTTGCCGTTGGCGGTAACGGTCACGCCCAGCGTCTTGGTGAGGTCGGCGGGGCTTGCCATGGCGCCGGCTGCGATCAGCGCGAACGGCACCGGGCTGGCCGGCTTGGCGGCGATCACCAGGTTCTGCGGATTGTCCAGATAGTCGCTGACGGCCTTGGTCACCTGGGCGGTCAGTTCCGGATTGTTGATCTGCGCCATGCCGAACGGCACCACGGCCTTGGCCTGGTTGGCGATGTCCTTCGCGGTCATGCCCTGCTTCTTGGCGACGAATTCCAGCACCTTGTTGGTGAGCGAATTGTCGGCGAAGCGGATCGTCGCGCTGCCGAAGGAGAGCTGCTGCATCAGGCCGAGCACAGCCATGCCTTCGGCCGACTTGTCGGCGCCTTCCGGCGTCGCGGCCATCTTCTTCTGAAGCTGCTGCAGCGACTTGATGAAGTCGGTGGTGTAGCCGCCGAGCGCGAAAGTCATGCCGATCGTGCCGGCATTGTCGACCGCGATGTCGTATTTCGACAGTTCGAGCTTGCCGTCGGTCGGCTGCCAGGAGCCGGCCATGTCGAGCTTGCCGGAGATGTTCTGATAGCCGAGCCCTTCGACGACCTGCTTGGTCTCGGCGTCCTGGATCAGCGTCAGATCGCCGGTAAACTTCTGGGCGCCGCCGGTGAAAGTCATCGGCTGGCCGCTGGCCGGCGGGTTCACGTTGACGGTGAGGTTGTTCATCGAGAAGGCGGTCTTGTCGGCGACCTTCACGGAAAGCGTATCAAGCTGGGCTGACTTGTACATCAAAAGCGATGCGAGCGGATCGGTGTTGCCTTCGGCCGGAATAGACATGCCGTTGATGACGAAGGGGCTCACCTCGAACTTGGCGCCGTCCTTCTCCTGGCTGAAGGCCTGGGTGGCGACGGTGTCGACGAGATAGCCGCCATTGGCGTCCGTCACGTTCTTCAGCGTGACATTGCCGATCGCCAGCGGCTCCTTTTCACCGACCGGCGCGATGGTGACGCCTTCCAGCACCATGTTGGACGTATCGCCGGAGACGCCGGTCCAGCCGACGGTCACACCCTGGCTTTCAAACGTGGCCTTGAGACGTTCCGCCACGGCCTTGGTGTCGGCCGCGAATGCCGGGCTGAGCGGCAGGGCGAGAAGAAGCGCCGAAACGGCGAACTTGCGAACGGTCGAGCGGTGGATGGTCATCGCGTGCTCCAAAGGGTGCCTGAGGCTTTCGAGAAAACGTCTATCGATTTGCGCCTCCACCCGTCCGCAAGGAAAGGGGCCGGAAGAAGGCATTGCCCGCCACAAAAGCCGACATTCGCGGAAAAAGACAGATCCGGCAAGTCGAGCGGCGGCGAGGCGCGGTCCTTACGTCATGCCCGCGACCCGCGCAACATCCCGTATTACCGTGGCCGCGCTTATACGGGGCTTGTTACAGTTTCATGGCGGCGATGTGGGGCTTGCCCTGCGAAAGGTGCCGGCTGGCTGCAAATTGTCATGGATAAGCGAGGAAGTGCTTGACCTGCCGCCTCTTGTCGCGAATCAGCCGCTCGGCTAGTCCAAACCCATGGGAAAGAGCCTTTTGCCGCCTGACAATGGCGGTCACGACAACATAGAACCGGTCGACCTGAAGAAGGCGCTGGAAGATCGTTATCTTTCATACGCGCTGTCGACCATCATGAACCGCGCCCTGCCGGACGTGCGCGACGGCCTGAAGCCGGTGCACCGGCGCATCATGCACGCCATGCGGCTGTTGCGCCTCAACCCGGACCAGGGCTTCGCCAAATGCGCCCGCATCGTCGGCGAAGTGATGGGCAAGTTCCACCCGCATGGCGACCAGTCGATCTACGACGCGCTGGTGCGCCTGGCGCAGGACTTTTCCATGCGCTACCCGCTGGTCGACGGCCAGGGTAATTTCGGCAACATCGACGGCGATAATGCCGCCGCCATGCGTTACACCGAAGCGCGCATGACGGATGTGGCGACGGAGCTGCTCTTCGGAATCACCGAAGATGCGGTCGACTACCGTCCGACCTACAATGAGGAGGACGAGGAGCCGACCGTCCTGCCGGGCGCGTTCCCGAACCTGCTCGCCAACGGTTCCTCCGGCATTGCCGTCGGCATGGCCACTTCGGTGCCGCCGCATAACGCCGCCGAATTGTGCGACGCCGCCCTTCACCTGATCGACCATCCCGACGCGCCGGTCGTCAAGCTGATGGAGTTCGTGCAGGGCCCGGATTTCCCGACCGGCGGCATCATCGTCGACAGCCGCCAGTCCATTCTCGAAGCCTATGAGACCGGCAGGGGCGGCTTCCGTGTCCGCTCCAGATGGAACCAGGAGGATCAGGGCAGGGGAACCTGGGTGATCGCGGTCACCGAAATTCCCTATGGCGTGCAGAAGTCGCGGCTGATCGAAAAGATCGCCGAACTGTTGATGGCCAGGAAACTGCCGCTTCTGGAAGACATCCGCGACGAGAGCGCGGAAGACATCCGCATCGTGCTGGTGCCGAAGAGCCGCACCGTCGACCCAGGCCTGATGATGGAATCGCTGTTCAAGCTGACCGAGCTCGAGAGCCGCTTCCCGCTCAACATGAACGTGCTGTCGCGCGGCAAGGTGCCGAACGTGCTGTCGCTCAAGGGCGTGTTGCAGGAATGGCTCGACCATCGCCGCGAAGTGTTGGTGCGGCGGTCGAAGTTCCGGCTGGGCGAGATCGAGAAGCGGCTGGAGATCCTTGCCGGCTATCTGATCGCCTACCTCAACATCGACGAGGTCATCCGCATCATCCGCGAGGAGGATGAGCCCAAGCAGGTGATGATGGCGCGCTGGTCGCTGACCGACGTGCAGGCCGAAGCCATCCTCAACATGCGGCTGCGGGCGCTGCGCAAGCTGGAAGAGTTCGAAATCCGCAAGGAGTTCGACGCGCTCTCGGAGGAGAAAAAGCAGATCGAATCCCTGCTCGCCTCGGTGGAGAAGCAGTGGAAGACCATCGCCTGGGAAATCCAGAAGATCCGGCGCGACTTCGGGCCCGAGGAGAACAAGGAACTCGGCCCGCGCCGCACCCAGTTCGCAGATGCGCCAGAGCACGACCTGACCGACATCGCGCATGCGATGATCGAGAAGGAACCGGTGACGGTCGTGGTGTCGGAAAAGGGCTGGCTGCGGGCGATGAAGGGTCATCTGACCGACCATTCGCTGTTCGGCTTCAAGGAAGGCGACGGGCTGAAGCTCGCGTTCCATGCGCAGACCACCGACAAGATCCTCGTCTTCACCACCGGCGGCAAGTTCTACACCATCGGCGCCGATCGCCTGCCGGGCGGTCGCGGCCACGGCGAGCCGATCCGCATCATCGTCGACATGGAGAACGATCAGGATATCGTCACCGCCTTCGTCCACGATCCGAAGCGCAAGCTGCTGCTTGTCTCGCATGAGGGCAACGGTTTCGTGGTTTCCGAGGAGGAAGTGGTCGCCAACACCCGTAAGGGCAAGCAGGTGATGAACGTCAAGACGCCCGACGAAGCCACGCGCTGCCTGCCGGCCACGGGCGATCATGTCGCCATCGTTGGCGACAATCGCAAGATGCTGGTGTTCGCGCTTTCCGAAATCCCGGAAATGGCGCGCGGCAAGGGCGTGCGCTTGCAGAAATACAAGGATGGCGGCGTGCTCGACGTGAAGACCTTCGCCATGGAGGGTGGCCTGTCCTGGCAGGATTCGGCCGACCGCACCTTCGTTCGGCCGCGCGAGGAACTGGCCGAGTGGATCGGCAACCGCGCCGCCGCCGGCCGCATGGTGCCGAAGGGGTTCCCGCGCACCGGCAAATTCGGATAACCGACTTTCTTCCATGGCGGCGCGAATCCTTTTGCGGGGTTCGCGCCTCTTATCCCTGCAGCCGGCATGGTGCCGGCGAGACAGGAGATTTGAACCATGGCGTTCTACAGGAAGAATATCGGCGGCTTGCACCAGATGATGAGGATCGTCGTCGGGCTGGCGGCAGCGGCGGCTGCGCTGATCTGGCTCGCCGCCCCGATCAGTTATCTCGCAGCCATGATGGGTGTTGCCTTGGTGCTCTCCGGCCTGTTCGGCTACTGTCCGACGTGCGCCGTTACCGGTATGGGCCGGCGTTCCTAGGTTCGACATGAACACTGTGCCGGTCCATCTGTTCGATGCAGCGCGGCTCGGCGATCGCGTGGCGATCGTCAAGCTGCTCGATATCGCGCAGCCGGATATCCGTCGTTATGCCCGTTCGAGCTGCCGCACCTCCGCCGATGCCGAGGATGCCGCGCAGGAGGCGCTGTGGCTGCTTTCGCGCAGGGTCGGCACGATCCGCTCGCTCGCCGCGTTCTCCGGCTGGTTGTTCACCGTGGTGCGGCGCGAGTGCATGAGGCTGGCGCGCACCATGCGGCTGCAGCCGCCACAATCGCTGGCCGAGATCGATCTGGAGCGCTCGTTCGGCGTCCGTCCCCACGCGGAGCTCAAGCTCGACATCGCGGCCGCGATTGAAGCCTTGCCGCCGCATTATCGCGAGGTCATGCTGCTTCGCGACCTGCGCGAAATGACGATCGACGAGCTGGCGGAAAGCCTTGGCGAGACACGCCAGAGCATCAAGGCGAAACTCCATCGCGCGCGGCTGCTGATGCGGGAATATCTCTCGCGTTGAGGCGAGGTTTGCCGCGCGCTC
The genomic region above belongs to Mesorhizobium terrae and contains:
- a CDS encoding RNA polymerase sigma factor, giving the protein MNTVPVHLFDAARLGDRVAIVKLLDIAQPDIRRYARSSCRTSADAEDAAQEALWLLSRRVGTIRSLAAFSGWLFTVVRRECMRLARTMRLQPPQSLAEIDLERSFGVRPHAELKLDIAAAIEALPPHYREVMLLRDLREMTIDELAESLGETRQSIKAKLHRARLLMREYLSR
- a CDS encoding YgaP family membrane protein, with translation MAFYRKNIGGLHQMMRIVVGLAAAAAALIWLAAPISYLAAMMGVALVLSGLFGYCPTCAVTGMGRRS